A genomic segment from Gilvibacter sp. SZ-19 encodes:
- a CDS encoding RNA polymerase sigma factor: MELHELIKLCKQQNRQAQSELFLRYKDVLFTLCLKYCKSHAEAEDHLQDSFIRIFQNIKRYADKGSFEGWMKRIVINAAIDRYKKDLYTVSVDEQRIAEADTAIDEQAMHLPLKTLLGLVQELPSRYRLIFNLYELDGYSHNEIADQLGISVGTSKSNLHRAKLILKEKVLALRADRTVTKNLKHG, encoded by the coding sequence GACAAGCACAAAGTGAATTGTTCCTGCGTTACAAAGACGTGCTTTTCACTTTGTGTTTGAAGTATTGCAAGAGCCACGCGGAAGCGGAAGATCATCTCCAAGACAGTTTCATTAGAATTTTCCAAAACATTAAGCGGTATGCCGACAAAGGAAGCTTTGAAGGCTGGATGAAGCGCATTGTGATCAATGCCGCCATTGACCGCTATAAGAAAGACCTCTACACGGTCTCTGTAGACGAGCAGCGAATTGCTGAGGCGGACACAGCGATCGATGAGCAGGCTATGCATTTGCCCTTAAAGACCCTTCTGGGACTGGTGCAAGAGCTACCGAGTAGGTATCGCCTGATTTTTAACCTCTACGAACTAGACGGGTATTCCCACAACGAAATAGCAGACCAGTTAGGAATCTCCGTAGGAACATCAAAATCGAATTTACATCGCGCCAAGTTGATTTTAAAGGAAAAGGTGCTTGCCCTCAGGGCAGACCGAACCGTGACTAAGAATCTTAAACATGGATAA